One Natranaerobius trueperi DNA window includes the following coding sequences:
- a CDS encoding ATP-binding protein, translating into DPVMTAAMIDRLTHKSYIVNMNGNSYRLKETKDWLNSQ; encoded by the coding sequence GATCCAGTAATGACAGCGGCAATGATTGATAGGTTAACTCACAAATCTTACATCGTTAATATGAATGGTAATTCATACAGGTTAAAAGAAACTAAAGATTGGCTGAATTCTCAGTAA